From a single Brassica oleracea var. oleracea cultivar TO1000 chromosome C5, BOL, whole genome shotgun sequence genomic region:
- the LOC106343879 gene encoding non-specific lipid transfer protein GPI-anchored 1-like: MKDLHFHIFLVTVTVIASISAATPTAPAAGGALSDECNQDFQKVTLCLDFATGKAPTPSEKCCDAIEDIKEKDPKCLCYVIQQAKTGGQALKNLGVQEAKIIQLPTACQLHNASISNCPKLLGISPSSPDAAVFTSNATTITPEAPAGKSPATPATSSEKGGSASIRNDHAVVALAITLITVSFVSTLPMMALA, translated from the exons ATGAAGGATCTTCATTTCCACATCTTCCTAGTCACCGTGACGGTCATTGCATCCATCTCCGCGGCAACACCGACGGCTCCTGCGGCCGGAGGAGCATTGTCGGACGAATGTAACCAAGATTTTCAAAAGGTGACTTTGTGTTTGGACTTCGCGACCGGGAAGGCACCAACTCCGTCTGAGAAGTGTTGTGACGCTATTGAAGATATAAAAGAGAAAGATCCAAAGTGTTTGTGTTACGTGATACAACAAGCCAAGACAGGAGGACAAGCTTTGAAGAATCTTGGTGTTCAAGAAGCCAAAATTATTCAACTTCCAACGGCTTGTCAGCTCCACAACGCTAGCATCTCCAATTGTCCAA AGCTTCTTGGGATTTCGCCGAGCTCGCCAGACGCAGCCGTATTCACAAGCAATGCCACAACAATAACACCGGAGGCACCGGCAGGGAAGTCTCCGGCAACTCCAGCGACGTCTAGTGAGAAAGGAGGATCAGCTTCTATAAGAAATGATCACGCCGTTGTGGCTCTAGCCATCACTTTGATTACCGTCTCCTTCGTCTCGACCTTGCCTATGATGGCTTTGGCTTAA